The Chitinophagales bacterium genome window below encodes:
- the serS gene encoding serine--tRNA ligase: MLDINFVRENFETAKEGLLKRNIENADEVLNNLVSVDDKRKSTQTELDEILAQLNNLSKEIGELFKSGKHAEGNALREKTTELKEKAKELQEEQNNILAELEEALLQVPNVPHKNVPKGKTPEDNEVVRTWGDFPTLAEDNELPHWELATKYNIFDLELGVKLTGAGFPVFTGKGAKLQRGMINFFLAKAEEAGYTEIVPPLMVNADSAKATGQLPDKEGQMYEMKLEQYYMIPTAEVPITNIYRDEIVEENQLPIKLTGYTPCFRREAGSYGAHVRGLNRLHQFDKVELVQIVHPEKSYAVLEEMVAHVESLVQALELPYRVLRLCGGDMGFTSALTYDIEVYSAAQKRWLEVSSISNFETYQSNRLKLRYKNNDGKRALVHTLNGSALALPRIMAAMLENNQTKDGINIPKALREYVGFDVLK, from the coding sequence ATGCTCGATATTAATTTTGTAAGAGAAAATTTTGAAACCGCCAAAGAAGGTTTATTAAAAAGAAATATAGAAAATGCCGATGAAGTACTTAATAATTTAGTTTCTGTAGATGATAAAAGAAAAAGTACGCAAACTGAATTAGACGAAATATTAGCTCAATTAAATAATCTTTCTAAAGAAATAGGAGAACTTTTTAAAAGTGGTAAGCACGCAGAAGGAAATGCCCTGCGAGAAAAAACCACAGAGCTTAAAGAAAAAGCAAAAGAGCTACAAGAAGAACAAAATAACATATTAGCAGAACTGGAAGAGGCTTTACTGCAAGTGCCAAACGTACCTCATAAAAATGTACCTAAAGGGAAAACACCGGAAGATAATGAAGTAGTACGCACTTGGGGCGATTTTCCTACATTGGCAGAAGACAATGAACTGCCACACTGGGAGTTGGCTACCAAGTATAATATTTTTGATTTAGAACTTGGTGTAAAACTAACGGGAGCCGGTTTCCCTGTTTTTACGGGTAAAGGAGCTAAACTACAAAGGGGAATGATTAATTTCTTTTTGGCTAAAGCCGAAGAAGCCGGCTATACGGAAATAGTGCCACCTTTAATGGTTAATGCCGATAGTGCAAAAGCCACAGGACAGCTTCCTGACAAAGAGGGACAGATGTACGAAATGAAGTTAGAGCAATATTATATGATTCCTACGGCAGAAGTGCCTATAACTAATATTTATAGAGATGAAATAGTAGAAGAAAATCAACTGCCTATAAAATTAACGGGATATACACCGTGTTTTAGAAGAGAAGCGGGTTCTTATGGTGCTCACGTTCGGGGCTTAAACCGTTTGCATCAGTTTGATAAAGTAGAGCTTGTACAAATAGTTCATCCCGAAAAGAGTTATGCCGTTTTAGAAGAAATGGTTGCTCACGTAGAAAGTTTAGTGCAAGCTTTAGAATTGCCGTATAGAGTATTGCGTTTATGTGGTGGCGATATGGGCTTTACCTCAGCATTAACTTATGATATAGAAGTTTATAGTGCCGCACAAAAAAGGTGGCTTGAAGTAAGTAGTATTTCAAATTTTGAAACTTACCAAAGCAATAGATTAAAACTTCGCTATAAAAATAATGACGGTAAGCGAGCATTGGTACACACACTAAATGGAAGTGCCTTGGCTTTGCCACGTATTATGGCTGCCATGTTAGAAAACAACCAAACAAAAGATGGTATAAACATACCAAAAGCATTGCGAGAATATGTAGGTTTTGATGTTTTGAAGTAA
- the rho gene encoding transcription termination factor Rho translates to MYDFNQLNAMLVPELKDLGEKLKVKNAKKLKKQDLVLAILDIQAANPSAVKEIKTTDEPAPTLFEDTEKEKDSNPEKKEKRKRTRKVVNKNKPNEQPKPTEEKEKTEKKEAQKPQDRNNNNNQHPKNNNNGNNDNKQQNNNNQNKPQEKKEEPPKPAFNAELDGVIAGEGVLEIMPEGYGFLRSSDYNYLSSPDDVYVSPSQIKLFGLKTGDSCKGSLRPPKDKEKYFALLKVDTINGKTPEEVRDRVPFDYLTPLFPNERFRLSTDDPKNYSTRIIDLFTPIGKGQRGMIVAQPKTGKTTILKDVANAIAKNHPEVYLMILLIDERPEEVTDMERSVNAEVLASTFDETADKHVKVSNIALKKAKRLVESGHDVVILLDSITRLARAYNTVAPASGKVLSGGVEANALHKPKKFFGAARKIENGGSLTILATALVDTGSKMDEVIFEEFKGTGNMELQLDRRLSNKRIYPAIDLVASSTRREDLLLEPEVYQRMLVLRNYIGDMTAEESMNFILKNMRGTDSNAEFLSAMNG, encoded by the coding sequence ATGTATGACTTTAACCAGCTAAATGCTATGCTTGTGCCCGAATTGAAAGACTTGGGAGAAAAACTAAAGGTAAAAAACGCCAAAAAATTAAAAAAACAAGATTTAGTTCTTGCCATTTTAGATATTCAAGCAGCTAATCCTTCGGCAGTAAAAGAAATAAAAACTACAGACGAACCAGCTCCCACATTATTTGAGGATACGGAAAAAGAAAAGGATTCAAACCCAGAAAAGAAAGAAAAAAGAAAAAGAACCCGAAAGGTTGTAAATAAAAATAAGCCTAACGAGCAACCGAAACCTACCGAAGAAAAAGAAAAAACGGAGAAAAAAGAAGCACAAAAACCTCAAGACAGAAATAATAACAACAATCAGCACCCCAAAAATAATAACAACGGGAATAACGATAATAAACAGCAGAACAACAATAATCAAAATAAACCACAGGAAAAGAAAGAAGAACCACCAAAACCTGCTTTTAATGCAGAGTTAGATGGCGTAATAGCCGGAGAAGGCGTTTTGGAAATTATGCCTGAAGGCTACGGATTTTTGCGTTCTTCAGATTACAACTATCTTTCTTCGCCAGATGATGTGTATGTTTCTCCTTCGCAAATAAAATTATTTGGTTTAAAAACAGGCGATAGCTGCAAAGGTTCGCTTCGTCCGCCAAAAGATAAAGAAAAGTATTTTGCTTTATTAAAAGTAGATACTATTAATGGCAAAACGCCAGAAGAAGTTAGAGATAGAGTTCCGTTTGATTATTTAACGCCTTTGTTTCCTAACGAAAGATTCAGATTATCTACAGACGATCCAAAAAATTATTCAACGCGAATTATAGACCTTTTTACACCAATAGGAAAAGGACAAAGAGGTATGATAGTGGCACAACCTAAAACGGGGAAAACTACCATACTTAAAGATGTGGCAAATGCTATAGCTAAAAATCATCCGGAAGTATATTTAATGATTTTACTTATAGATGAAAGACCTGAGGAAGTAACAGATATGGAAAGAAGTGTAAATGCCGAAGTATTGGCATCTACATTTGATGAAACAGCCGATAAACACGTTAAAGTATCAAATATTGCCTTAAAAAAAGCAAAGCGTTTGGTAGAAAGTGGACATGATGTAGTTATTTTGTTAGATTCTATAACAAGACTGGCAAGAGCTTATAATACTGTTGCTCCTGCTTCGGGCAAAGTGCTGAGTGGTGGGGTAGAAGCTAACGCTTTGCATAAACCTAAAAAATTCTTTGGTGCTGCCCGAAAAATAGAAAACGGTGGCTCACTTACTATTTTAGCTACTGCTTTAGTAGATACCGGCTCTAAAATGGATGAAGTAATTTTTGAAGAGTTTAAAGGAACAGGTAATATGGAGCTACAATTGGATAGAAGATTATCTAATAAACGAATTTATCCGGCTATTGATTTAGTGGCTTCAAGCACACGAAGAGAAGATTTACTTTTAGAACCGGAGGTTTACCAGCGTATGTTAGTACTTAGAAACTACATAGGCGATATGACTGCGGAAGAAAGCATGAATTTTATACTAAAAAATATGCGTGGCACAGATTCTAATGCAGAATTTTTAAGTGCTATGAATGGCTAA
- a CDS encoding Bax inhibitor-1/YccA family protein, which translates to MFNANPILNTKSFYTAPAYRKKTFSISGAINKSIILIVFTTLIASFTWYYGETIHFRFPKYWFTISGLLALLTAIIIRYKRHLAGVLSFVYALFKGVFLGAISSNYEMRFNGIVAQAVVLTLLVFFIMLLLYKFRIITVSKKLRAIVMASTTAIFTIYFISFMLYLFNLPPIPYIHGNGIIGIIFSVFVAVTASFHLLLDFSFFEKCRNYKFDINMEWYAAFGLLVSVIWQYLSLLRLLRKVRN; encoded by the coding sequence ATGTTTAACGCCAATCCTATATTAAATACAAAGTCTTTTTACACAGCTCCGGCATACCGTAAAAAGACTTTTTCTATTTCCGGAGCTATTAATAAATCAATCATTCTTATAGTTTTTACTACACTAATAGCTTCATTTACATGGTATTATGGCGAAACTATACACTTTCGTTTTCCAAAATATTGGTTTACTATAAGTGGATTGTTAGCATTACTAACCGCTATAATAATACGCTACAAAAGACACTTAGCCGGAGTTTTATCTTTTGTTTATGCTTTGTTTAAAGGCGTGTTTTTAGGAGCTATTTCTTCCAACTACGAAATGCGATTTAACGGTATAGTGGCACAAGCAGTAGTATTAACTTTGCTGGTGTTTTTTATTATGCTATTGCTTTATAAGTTTAGAATAATAACGGTAAGTAAAAAGCTGAGAGCCATAGTTATGGCTTCTACTACGGCAATTTTCACCATTTATTTTATTTCATTTATGCTATACTTGTTTAATTTGCCACCCATTCCTTATATACATGGCAATGGAATAATAGGTATTATTTTTAGTGTTTTTGTAGCCGTTACTGCATCTTTTCATTTGCTATTAGATTTTAGCTTTTTTGAAAAATGTAGAAACTACAAGTTTGATATAAATATGGAATGGTATGCCGCTTTTGGCTTGTTGGTATCGGTTATTTGGCAGTATTTATCTTTGTTGAGATTGCTAAGAAAAGTTAGGAATTAA
- a CDS encoding COX15/CtaA family protein, translating into MTPQAKKWVSIWLAIGLILVFVQVVIGGITRLTDSGLSITEWELVKGVIPPTNEAEWTVAFEKYQTHAKKQYETIHSTMTLPEFKRIYFWEWFHRLWGRSMGIIFIIPFVFFLIKKWLPGWLIKRLLIVVGLAALAGAFGWIMVASGLNNDNRTWVSAYKLATHLIIATSLFSYLFYTFYKVAFQDTEFKGGANLKPLLLGIIILAVVQIIFGGFMAGMRAGAIHPHWPIFMGNNHLIQLVSNPSLIQESEVINYEGSVWIKGVVQITHRVLAGLLVLLSLYFIAKAIKISKHLKVASLIIGLFIGLQYLLGVLTVIGIIGNKTPVFLGVAHQGVALLFLVSLLLAWFLISKKDKNIS; encoded by the coding sequence ATGACTCCGCAAGCAAAAAAATGGGTAAGTATTTGGTTGGCAATAGGTTTAATTTTAGTATTTGTGCAGGTAGTAATAGGTGGCATAACCCGACTAACAGACTCGGGCTTGTCTATTACGGAATGGGAATTAGTTAAAGGCGTTATTCCGCCTACTAATGAAGCAGAATGGACCGTTGCATTTGAAAAATACCAAACACACGCTAAAAAACAGTACGAAACAATACACAGCACCATGACTTTGCCCGAATTTAAGCGTATTTATTTTTGGGAGTGGTTTCATAGGCTTTGGGGAAGAAGTATGGGCATAATCTTTATTATTCCTTTTGTTTTCTTCTTAATAAAAAAATGGTTGCCTGGCTGGTTAATAAAGCGTTTGCTTATAGTAGTGGGTTTGGCGGCTTTAGCAGGAGCATTTGGCTGGATAATGGTAGCCAGCGGACTAAACAATGATAACCGAACTTGGGTAAGTGCCTACAAACTGGCTACACATTTAATTATAGCCACAAGTTTATTCTCTTATCTGTTTTATACTTTTTATAAGGTTGCTTTTCAAGATACGGAATTTAAAGGCGGAGCAAATTTAAAACCGCTACTTTTAGGCATAATAATTTTAGCTGTAGTTCAAATTATTTTTGGTGGATTTATGGCAGGTATGCGTGCCGGAGCCATACACCCACATTGGCCTATTTTTATGGGCAATAATCATTTAATTCAATTAGTAAGCAATCCAAGTTTAATTCAAGAATCGGAAGTTATAAACTACGAAGGTTCAGTTTGGATAAAAGGAGTAGTGCAAATAACACACCGTGTTTTAGCCGGATTATTGGTTTTATTATCGCTTTACTTTATAGCAAAAGCCATAAAAATATCTAAGCATTTAAAAGTAGCTTCATTAATAATCGGTTTATTTATTGGCTTACAATATTTGCTTGGCGTACTAACCGTTATAGGCATTATAGGCAATAAAACACCTGTGTTTTTAGGTGTTGCTCACCAAGGCGTTGCCCTACTATTTTTAGTTAGTTTATTGCTTGCGTGGTTTTTAATTTCAAAAAAGGATAAAAATATTTCATAA
- a CDS encoding YiiD C-terminal domain-containing protein, with protein MSKPKTVSPFWFKVAMNLYPPYLFSRTKLLYVSADFKQMKIKIKKSLLNRNLSGTIFGGTMFSASDPFFALMYWQNFAKQYDMNVQVWLKSAKIKYIKPATKDIYIDFELKQEEIEAAKKDIAEKGKHNKEHIVELKNKQGELYAVVNINTYVGLKN; from the coding sequence ATGAGCAAGCCTAAAACAGTTTCCCCTTTTTGGTTTAAAGTAGCCATGAATCTTTATCCTCCTTATCTTTTTTCAAGAACAAAACTGCTGTATGTAAGTGCAGATTTTAAACAGATGAAAATTAAGATTAAAAAATCATTGTTAAACCGAAATTTATCGGGGACAATATTTGGGGGCACTATGTTTTCTGCTTCCGATCCTTTTTTTGCGTTAATGTATTGGCAAAATTTTGCTAAGCAGTACGACATGAATGTGCAAGTATGGCTAAAATCGGCTAAAATAAAGTATATAAAGCCAGCCACTAAAGATATTTATATAGATTTTGAGCTAAAACAAGAAGAAATAGAAGCGGCTAAAAAAGATATAGCAGAAAAAGGAAAACACAATAAAGAGCACATAGTAGAACTTAAAAATAAGCAAGGCGAGCTTTATGCCGTGGTAAATATTAATACTTATGTGGGGTTGAAAAATTAA
- a CDS encoding GMC family oxidoreductase encodes MQNYDFDYVIMGSGFGGSVSALRLAEKGYKVLVVERGKWYKSTDFPKTNWNLPKWLWFPKIHFFGIMKISIFNHVSVISGAGVGGGSLVYANTLPVPKKAFYNSGSWAQLKDWENVLQPYYKTALKMLGATKNTWLGDSDMVVKEVAKRLGKEDKFEPTNVAVYFGEAGKEVPDPYFNGKGPTRTGCTHCGACMTGCRYNAKNTLDKNYLHLAQQLGAEIWAEKEIIDVVPLSNNGSEGYEITIRTSTSFIKKKQKIRSKGIIFSGGVIGTVKLLLQLKKKGSLPNLSNQLGNLIRTNNEALIPVTSINTKGKDYSKGLAIGSILHTDENTHLEPCRYAPGSGFWRVLMLPMVSGNNIFYRITKTIINFLKKPVRFIRLVFVRDWAKNSPIILFMQTIDSTLKFSLNGIGRMNSKVSTGAKPSPFIKEAHDIAHQFADIIDGEPTNLSLETLFGIPSTAHILGGCVMGKTEKEGVVNEKSEVFGYQNMLVCDGSTISANPGVNPSLSITAISEHAMAQIMPLD; translated from the coding sequence ATGCAAAACTACGATTTTGATTATGTAATAATGGGTTCCGGTTTTGGCGGAAGCGTAAGTGCTCTTCGCTTAGCAGAAAAAGGCTATAAAGTATTGGTAGTAGAACGTGGCAAGTGGTATAAAAGCACTGATTTTCCTAAAACCAACTGGAATTTGCCCAAATGGCTGTGGTTTCCAAAAATTCATTTTTTTGGCATCATGAAAATTTCCATTTTCAACCATGTTTCTGTTATTAGCGGAGCAGGTGTGGGCGGAGGTTCTTTGGTGTATGCCAATACGCTTCCCGTTCCTAAAAAAGCTTTTTATAACTCGGGTAGCTGGGCACAGCTAAAAGACTGGGAAAATGTTTTGCAACCCTACTACAAAACAGCTTTAAAAATGCTGGGAGCTACCAAAAATACTTGGCTTGGCGATAGCGATATGGTGGTAAAAGAAGTGGCTAAAAGATTGGGAAAAGAAGATAAATTTGAACCTACAAATGTTGCTGTTTATTTTGGCGAAGCAGGCAAAGAAGTCCCCGACCCGTATTTTAACGGCAAAGGACCTACCAGAACAGGTTGCACCCATTGTGGTGCCTGCATGACAGGTTGCCGATACAACGCTAAGAACACCTTAGATAAAAACTACCTGCATTTGGCACAGCAATTAGGTGCTGAAATATGGGCAGAAAAAGAGATAATAGATGTAGTACCTTTAAGTAATAACGGCAGTGAAGGCTATGAAATTACAATTAGAACATCTACTTCTTTTATTAAAAAGAAACAGAAAATTAGAAGTAAAGGCATTATTTTTTCCGGAGGCGTAATAGGAACGGTTAAGTTATTATTGCAATTAAAAAAGAAAGGTAGTTTGCCTAATTTATCTAATCAGTTAGGAAATTTAATACGCACTAATAATGAAGCTCTAATACCTGTAACCAGCATAAATACAAAAGGCAAAGACTATTCTAAAGGTTTGGCAATAGGCTCAATACTACACACAGACGAAAACACACATTTAGAACCTTGTAGATATGCTCCCGGCTCCGGGTTTTGGCGAGTATTGATGCTTCCTATGGTATCGGGAAACAATATTTTTTATAGAATAACAAAAACTATAATCAACTTTTTAAAAAAACCTGTACGCTTTATAAGACTTGTTTTTGTAAGAGATTGGGCAAAAAATTCTCCTATTATACTTTTTATGCAAACCATAGACAGCACCCTAAAATTTTCATTAAACGGCATAGGTAGAATGAACTCAAAAGTATCTACAGGAGCAAAACCTTCGCCCTTTATTAAAGAAGCACATGATATAGCACATCAGTTTGCCGATATTATAGATGGCGAACCCACCAATCTTAGTTTAGAAACATTGTTTGGTATTCCTTCTACAGCACATATATTAGGAGGCTGTGTAATGGGAAAAACTGAAAAAGAAGGCGTTGTAAATGAGAAAAGTGAAGTTTTTGGCTATCAAAATATGCTGGTTTGCGATGGAAGTACTATCAGTGCCAACCCCGGGGTTAATCCTTCTCTTAGCATAACCGCTATAAGCGAACACGCTATGGCACAAATAATGCCATTAGATTAA
- a CDS encoding DUF4625 domain-containing protein yields MKKYKLSLLLVCFLTANILLTACNEDTNNEQDTEAPAISISSPTATETYVSGDTLQITALITDNDQLHDLGATLTRTHNDETVEVWTYSNHSHGNTYNMRETYVIEVPGMHNDFELTIWADDHNGNMGSKTVSFHVME; encoded by the coding sequence GTGAAAAAATATAAATTAAGCCTATTATTAGTATGTTTTTTAACAGCAAATATTTTATTAACTGCCTGCAATGAAGACACTAATAACGAACAGGATACGGAAGCTCCTGCCATAAGCATAAGTTCTCCCACAGCAACAGAAACTTATGTAAGTGGCGACACCTTGCAAATAACAGCTTTGATAACTGACAATGACCAACTACATGACTTGGGTGCCACGCTAACAAGAACACACAATGATGAAACGGTAGAGGTTTGGACATACAGCAATCATTCTCATGGAAATACATACAACATGAGGGAAACGTATGTGATAGAAGTGCCGGGAATGCACAATGATTTTGAGTTAACTATTTGGGCAGACGACCATAATGGAAATATGGGTAGCAAAACCGTAAGTTTTCATGTGATGGAGTAA
- a CDS encoding ATP-dependent helicase, which yields MHKASFSFTEEYNKLNKAQKQAVETTEGPVLVVAGPGTGKTQILAARVGNILDKGLAHAENILCLTFTDAGVTAMRKRLIKFIGTEAYKVNIHTFHSFCNKVIQDYPDVFGFGDMEPLSELEEVELFEQLIDNFEDTNPLKRWRGDVYYDSKRLKALFSFMKNENFSAIDIEKAVVKYLEELPTKEGFFYKRKYKEFNAGDPNISKINAEKEKLELTVAAAKQFNNYQELKRKANRYDFTDMITNVLLAFKENEWLLSTYQEQFQYFLVDEYQDTNGSQNAILEALYSYWDNPNVFVVGDDDQSIFRFQGANLENIMHFYNATIAKLPAKEQEKRIIVLKQNYRSTQNILEIAKDSINENNGRLINKIKTIALDKNIEAAGEVEKKPHGLPKIVSYPNASHETADIANKIKTLKESGIPLKNIGVLYLQHQQSEDLQQCLNQLNIPFNTKRKVNILNEPFTNMLLNILRYLEGEHKIAHSREDLLFDMLNYPFFSLKPIEVSRLSFELRESRYSTPKTTWREALFLNNNVFSESAINEFNNVATLIDKWLKNMLTLPLQLLFQEIIDDLKVVEYIENSPNKVWLLQELKTLFDFIKAENHKHLNCTINQFLNTIDLHINYNISIPYVKSTYAEDAVQFNTIHGAKGLEYEQVFVLGCIDSKWEKKKGGNSGFKLPEGIFETIDKEEATEDLRRLFFVAITRAEKDLQISYYTHDENGKELMPTQLITEIADNENITFEEVQLSENEIMQYTIYQLRPEIIKPELLEENMLKSVLENYKMSVTHLNNYLNCPLKFYYHNFIRIPQAKNQYIAFGSAVHNAIEKLFLAMKENDKTFPSLEDFIELGIKELFKEQDSFTQKQYEKYKDYIKVFFKDYYNNYIDSWHKNVSLEKNMEGVYKGIELRGKIDKIEYLDYSKVNIIDYKTGKFDSKKKAKFKRPSNEPKNPENPTYEEMYGGDYWRQAVFYKILLETNKDLNKQTWNLAHVVFDFVEPNAKDGSFHIEPVEISTEDINIVKHQIEDAWQNIQALNFEGCKKEDCSFCNGEMEKLTEDEV from the coding sequence ATGCATAAGGCGTCATTTTCATTTACAGAAGAATACAACAAACTCAATAAAGCTCAAAAACAAGCTGTAGAAACTACCGAAGGACCTGTTTTAGTGGTGGCAGGACCGGGCACGGGAAAAACCCAAATATTGGCAGCCAGAGTTGGCAATATTTTAGACAAAGGCTTAGCTCATGCCGAAAATATTTTGTGCCTAACTTTTACCGATGCCGGAGTTACCGCCATGCGTAAGCGTTTAATAAAATTTATAGGTACAGAAGCTTACAAAGTAAACATTCATACTTTTCACAGTTTTTGCAATAAAGTAATACAAGATTATCCCGATGTTTTTGGTTTTGGAGATATGGAACCACTCTCTGAACTTGAAGAAGTAGAACTTTTTGAGCAATTGATAGACAATTTTGAAGACACCAACCCACTTAAAAGATGGCGTGGCGATGTTTATTATGACTCAAAAAGATTAAAAGCACTTTTCAGTTTTATGAAAAATGAAAATTTTAGTGCTATTGATATAGAAAAAGCAGTAGTTAAATATTTAGAGGAGCTACCAACAAAAGAAGGATTTTTTTATAAAAGAAAATATAAAGAATTTAATGCTGGCGACCCAAACATAAGCAAAATAAATGCCGAAAAAGAAAAATTAGAACTAACCGTAGCTGCCGCCAAACAGTTTAACAACTACCAAGAACTTAAACGCAAAGCAAATCGCTATGATTTTACCGATATGATAACCAATGTGCTACTTGCTTTTAAAGAAAATGAATGGTTACTCAGTACTTATCAAGAGCAATTTCAGTATTTTTTAGTAGATGAATATCAAGATACCAATGGTTCTCAAAATGCAATACTTGAGGCATTATATAGCTACTGGGACAATCCAAATGTTTTTGTAGTAGGAGATGATGACCAAAGTATTTTTAGATTTCAAGGGGCAAACCTTGAAAATATAATGCACTTTTATAATGCTACTATAGCAAAACTGCCTGCTAAAGAGCAAGAAAAAAGAATTATAGTTTTAAAACAAAACTATCGTTCTACGCAAAATATTTTAGAAATAGCAAAAGATAGTATTAACGAAAACAATGGGCGGTTAATTAATAAAATAAAAACTATTGCTTTAGATAAGAATATAGAAGCAGCTGGCGAAGTAGAAAAAAAGCCTCACGGTTTGCCCAAAATAGTAAGCTACCCAAATGCCAGCCACGAAACTGCCGATATTGCCAATAAAATAAAAACACTGAAAGAAAGCGGCATTCCTTTAAAAAACATAGGCGTTTTATACCTTCAACATCAGCAGTCAGAAGATTTGCAGCAATGCTTAAACCAATTAAATATTCCTTTTAACACTAAAAGAAAGGTTAATATTTTAAATGAGCCTTTTACCAATATGCTATTGAATATACTAAGATATTTAGAAGGCGAACATAAAATAGCTCACAGTAGAGAAGATTTACTTTTTGATATGCTTAATTATCCATTTTTCAGTTTAAAACCTATAGAAGTATCCCGACTAAGTTTTGAATTAAGAGAAAGCAGATATTCTACGCCAAAAACTACGTGGAGAGAAGCTCTATTTTTAAATAACAATGTATTTTCTGAAAGTGCCATAAATGAGTTTAATAATGTAGCAACATTAATAGATAAATGGCTGAAAAATATGCTAACCCTACCATTGCAATTATTATTTCAAGAAATAATAGATGATTTAAAAGTAGTAGAATATATAGAAAACAGCCCCAATAAAGTTTGGCTTTTGCAAGAGCTAAAAACCTTATTTGATTTTATAAAAGCAGAAAATCATAAGCATTTAAACTGCACTATTAATCAATTTTTAAACACTATTGATTTACATATAAATTATAACATAAGCATTCCTTACGTTAAATCTACTTATGCAGAAGATGCCGTACAGTTTAACACCATACACGGAGCGAAGGGATTAGAATATGAGCAGGTATTTGTGCTGGGCTGTATAGATAGCAAATGGGAAAAGAAAAAAGGAGGTAATAGTGGTTTTAAACTCCCGGAAGGTATTTTTGAAACCATAGATAAAGAAGAAGCCACAGAAGATTTAAGACGGTTATTTTTTGTAGCCATAACAAGAGCCGAAAAAGATTTGCAAATAAGCTACTATACGCATGATGAAAACGGCAAAGAGCTAATGCCTACTCAACTAATAACCGAAATAGCTGACAATGAAAATATAACTTTTGAAGAAGTACAGCTAAGTGAAAACGAAATAATGCAATACACTATATATCAGTTGCGACCAGAAATTATAAAACCGGAATTGCTTGAAGAAAATATGCTTAAAAGCGTGCTGGAAAACTATAAAATGAGTGTAACGCATTTAAACAATTATTTAAACTGCCCATTAAAATTTTATTATCATAATTTTATAAGAATACCACAAGCCAAAAATCAGTATATAGCCTTTGGTAGTGCGGTGCACAATGCTATAGAAAAATTATTTTTAGCTATGAAAGAAAATGATAAAACCTTTCCTTCATTAGAAGATTTTATTGAGCTGGGAATTAAAGAATTATTTAAAGAGCAAGATAGTTTTACTCAAAAACAATACGAAAAATACAAAGACTATATTAAAGTATTTTTTAAAGATTACTACAATAACTATATAGATAGCTGGCATAAAAATGTTTCTTTAGAAAAAAATATGGAAGGCGTGTATAAAGGAATAGAACTGCGAGGGAAAATTGATAAAATTGAATATTTAGACTATTCTAAAGTAAATATTATAGATTATAAAACAGGGAAGTTTGACAGTAAAAAGAAAGCTAAATTTAAACGCCCCAGCAACGAGCCAAAAAATCCTGAAAACCCCACTTATGAAGAAATGTATGGTGGCGATTATTGGCGGCAAGCTGTATTTTACAAAATTTTATTAGAAACCAATAAAGATTTGAATAAACAAACCTGGAATTTAGCTCATGTGGTTTTTGATTTTGTAGAACCCAATGCAAAAGACGGTTCTTTTCATATAGAGCCTGTAGAAATAAGTACAGAGGATATTAATATAGTGAAGCACCAAATAGAAGATGCTTGGCAAAATATACAAGCCTTAAATTTTGAAGGTTGCAAAAAAGAAGATTGTTCTTTTTGTAATGGAGAAATGGAAAAACTAACAGAAGATGAGGTATAG
- a CDS encoding helix-turn-helix transcriptional regulator, whose amino-acid sequence MGYSTKKIADIVLKNGKEEIVIKGGILQSAALAVRAINHPLRKKIIDLLEANGEMVVTDIYVKLRTEQSVASQHLAILRNAGFVSTKRDGKFIHYKLNKERFSSASALIEKLA is encoded by the coding sequence ATGGGATACAGTACAAAAAAAATTGCCGATATAGTATTAAAAAACGGCAAAGAAGAAATCGTTATTAAAGGCGGAATTTTGCAAAGTGCTGCTTTAGCAGTAAGAGCAATAAACCATCCTTTAAGAAAGAAAATTATTGATTTGTTAGAAGCCAATGGCGAAATGGTGGTAACAGACATTTATGTTAAGTTAAGAACTGAGCAGTCTGTTGCATCTCAACATTTAGCTATTTTAAGAAATGCCGGCTTTGTTAGCACTAAACGTGATGGAAAATTTATCCATTACAAATTAAATAAGGAGAGATTTAGTTCTGCTTCTGCTTTAATTGAAAAATTAGCGTAA